The segment cctcAAGTATCACACACTAGGTACCAAATACATAATTACTATAAAAAACAGCCATTttccatgctgtgtgtgtgcctgctaaGCCCCCTAGTGGCAACAGTAGGCCGGCACGGGGCACAAATCCACACAAGCACAAAGACAGAATGGGAGGTGTGCACCGAGCGAGCCTCAACTCCACACCAGAAGCATGCAAGTGCACAGGGAGATACAGCCAACACATGGGGGGAGGTGATACTACGGGATTAGGGTGCTGGCTCTCTGCAGCTGTGCTGATAAAAGGGAGAACGGGCCCTGGACGTCCTCTCTCTGGATGGATAGTGGAGCAGTCCGTTCAGTTCGTCCTCATTGTATCCAGCAGGGTGTGGTGGGAGTGTGTGAGGAAGGTCGAGGGGCTTATGgctctgttctgtactgtactttCTCTGCAGGTTTACAGTTAGAAGTGGAGGGCcccggaaatcccagatctcgCAACACGTGAACACAGGTCGACTGGGGTCAGTGTTTAAAACTGTGGGTAGTAAAGACATCGGATCTGTAAGCCTATGGTCTTATaacagaagaggaggggagggaagaaagccaaaaggaaatgaaatgaaagtatgaataaacaggcttttccacactttttcaaaaataatttaGAATCAAAGTTGCAACGGAAGCATACTCATTCACTGGTTTATTGGACATTTCTTTAGTCCTCGAGagttaaaaacaaaccaaaaacacaaaggcTATAAATATTTCTCTTGCCATTGGATAAGTTTGAATAaaaaggaagggggggggggggcaactgAAAAGACCAGTTAGCCATAATGTTTACCATAGCAACACCAGGCTGCAGCTGAGTATATCATCAATTTATTGCCTAGTGGATGCACactgctgaaaaacaaaactatgattTTACCCAAACACAAGAGTCCTCTTTTTGAAAAAGACCAAAGTATAATTTGTTCCCTCTTGCACCACTGCATCATAAGcaaatgtgcttttttattacatttctcaACTTGTATATTTTCAGCACTCAAGTACAATACTGcataaatgtaaaacaaaaaataattccAATCTGAATActtaaaacaaaaaactcaAGATCAGATTATCCTCAGTGTGACAATTTAGCCGAACCATAACTTACACCTTTTTATAACAGTGGCGCTTGATGATTGagattaaaaacagaaaagaaatgcGTTTCTctttaatgaataaatacacataTAGGCAGCTTGGGAGAAAAGCACAAGTCAATTGTGAGACCAGGACTCTGCGTACAGCTTCGCAGGCTCCATTCTGTGTGTGGGTAGATGTGGATCACAGGCCTCACACCACAGCCACTTTGAACACATGTAAAACATTCAGATGGCAATATACCGCCTAGAACACATGTCTATAATATCACAATAGTTAGTTAATTGTACTGAATTTGTAATTTTCTCCCTGCACCAATTAAAAATGCTGCATCCTGTTGAAAGCTAACACCTAGTTAACACCCAAATCTCCCTCGGGCCAGTAGAGAGAAATGATTATCCTGCAGCTTTAAACAGTCAAACTGTTCAGTTAAATACtggaaattaaaaacaaactaaagcGGGGTAATCCCTATTCCAAAGTGGTGATGTTATGAGTACAGCATTTGACTAACTTATGCCTTTGGAGACAATCCAATCTATTGTATGGGGCTGAACCAAACGTTTGATTTCTACACACATTTAGATCTATCAGGCTCACTACAGGTCAAATGTCGCCCTAGTTTGAAATCACTCACACTCATCTGTACAACTCTGAATCTGCAAGAAGAGGACAAGCAGGTATGTCTATGGAGTATCTTACATTTACCACGCAACAGACGCTAACTAAAAATCAGATGAACAATGAATGCCTTATCAGATAATTATATCAAACTACCTAAGTCTATCTGTAATACAGCCATATATCATGTGTTGTTTAGTTGAAGTCACCACCCAGCAAAAACTAACTAAGCTGACATCATGTCAAAAACACAGTTTAGCAAGTTCAACAAATGTTAGCATGATTTCCTCCCTTGCAATACCTTTTGGAGTGAAAAAGTTAATCACTATGCAAGATACAACCAAACTCATGTCTTTCAAACCCAAGCCACAAAAGCCTCTACCAATCCTACGTTAGCTCAGTAAAGCCCAACGCAACTCAACCCTAGGTCGAACCCCTAATCTGTACAGAGTaatgttgagaaaaaaaaatattcagatgCCAAATCACATATTCTACAAGGTCAAAatgcagggagaggagaagaaaaaggaggttGGGTAAAAACACTgtgcttttccattttcttttgacCTTCATGGCTTTTTGGAAACATGGTTTTTGGGACTCCTTCAATGGTCACCTTCCTTTTGTGATGAGGCACAGAAGACACTGCTGCATGAGGGAGTTGAGATCAGAGGTGGTGAGATGATCTCTTCCAAATCTGCCTTGACACAACAGGTGCGATTCAGTTTTTCAATCTCTCACTCGGGATCCGCAATCTGCCGCAAAGCAACCAGTGAGTATTACTGCTATCTATGAAGTAAAAAGAAGGTGATGTACATTTCAAGGTTTCCTAGGTAGCTTGACTGCCATACTAGCCTCAAACAAGCAACACTTGGTCAGTGTTTCAGTTTCAACACTTGGAGTTTCATGAGGCTTTAAAGAGAGGTGTCGTATCACTGTACAAGGTAGATGCTGTacacaaaaaaccccaaacgTGTCGATCCCCCATCAGGTGAAAAGTGAGAAGTACAACAGGAAACAAATAGGAAAAAATTGTCAAAATCAAAGCTGCGATTGCCTTCTCTTTCCACATATCTTGGACTTAAACTTCATAACCCGCCACGTTGAATCAAGAGCAAATGACGCAAGTCAAATCTGTATGCCCAAAATGAATTTCAAATTAATTTCCCTCAACAAAAATTGCCACAAGCGTAACTGTGACGACTTGTGTGATGCTCTATTTTGTCATCTTCTTCAAAATAGTGATCATGTGAAAAGGATGGGAGCTCCCCCCCTTTAATCctggcaggcagacagcagTCTGGGAGTCCAGTCGATGCAGTGGGGTTACATACCACAGGTCAGACCAGTGTGAAGGGCATGCGTCGGAGCCAACTCCAGCTAACAGCGGAATGTGAGGAGGACCGCTACTACGCTAGCCTGATTCCAACACCATGAAtcgctcattttcattttcactcgTATTTGCTTATTAACCGTATGACCATTTCAATGTTGCTATTATACTGAATTCACAGTCACCTGAACCAATAATGTTTCAGCTCTCGGCCTGGACGATTGTTCCTGACCAATCACACAAGTAACAATTTGTTTTAATAACAGGGGTGTAATATGTGAGCACAGGAGAATGCCGTCCTGCCCACAAACTGGCCAGTCCAATGAGAAAGCTTGATGCTCACGTGCTTGAGCAGCCTCCTCACTGGAAACCAGTGCCAGCTGCATGAACTGTGAAATTAATATGATCACATGGTTAAAGCATAATCCCcgccattttcaacctggactcTATTTTCTTACCAATTTCTATCACACCAAATGATTCTGACTGAAATCTGTACAACTGCCTCACTATAGAGGTACTTGTCTTGTTTGCCTGGGTGTGCTACTCTCTAATACAGTGCTATAGGGGCAAAGAATGCTCCCAAAATCCTCCCTAAAAGCCCctaaagcatgtctttttcaccATATTGACACTTATTTTAATGACATGTATTTAATTTTTGGTTTAATGCattttgcactactttacacaGCGGCGCATTTAGACAGACAGTTGCAGCCAGCTGGCAAAGAGTAAACACAGAAGTGCTACAGCAATAGCCAAGGTAGCATCTAAAGTGTGCAAGAAAAGCATGAGataattttcatttacatctttttactgacatgtctcattacagggCGAGCGATCGATGTGCTGAAAAAGACATACAATGGgagcttttggggttgattttctGAGTGTCTATTGGCTctataggactgtattggagagctgtACACCCAAGCAAGCAAGACCTAAacagctctatagtgaagcaattgacgagattttggtcagaatcgatcagtatgatggaaaacGATGGGAAAATAAGGTCCAGGTCAAAAATGGacagttatttttttaaagaagcaAATctgagtgaaaacaaaaatgagacaTTCATGGGGAGAGATCCCGGCTACTACTACATGACCACACACACCTTaaaaagggagggatggaggggacaGAGTGTGAAAGCAACCGCGACATTTGGGTAGGGAGAAACGGCTATAGAATGGGAGGGGTGTCTGTCATATACACCAAAGGCTAGATATCCATAAAAATCCTTGtttagtagtaataataataataaaaaaaaatcaacttgtttaaatatgaatattataagTCTGCTTTCTCATGGTTAGGAAATCAAATATAGTCTCTGTGGGGGTTAAAGGAGGAGGCgggctgggggaggaggggcggggggggcccTCCTATCACTACAACTCCATGTCCTGGGCCTCGTCTTCTGAGAAATCAGACATGGAGCTTTCAGACGAAGAGTCGCCGGccccctcttcctgctccttcaGAGCCTCCTCTGTTGCATATTTCTGGATGTActctgtggagagagagcgagagaaagaaagacggagagagagagagagagagagagagagagagagagagagagagagagagagagagagagagagagagagagagagagagagagagagagagacaacaaagcagagagagagagaaagaaagaagaaaacagacagtgagtgagagacagaaagagagcatgGCTGCGTCACATAACTTCACAGGTTGGGAGGAGTACAAAGAGCTCACCCAGGGGATACTGGGAGAAGCAAAACACCCAGAGgatacaaagacagacacacacacacacacacacacacaaaataggtGCGAACAATGAAAAGTACATGACATCAAAGAGCGGAAGAGCAGTCTATGGCCAAAAGCAGTGATATCCATTACAGACGACTGTACCATAACAAACATGAAATCTACCGTACAATGTAATTTTGTCCTTAACACAATCGCATATAATATCACAATAAACAAGGGCAGAGGGGGGCAGGCATCCTGGACGTAAACCAAGACTAGACGTCACACCACTGTGAGAGACTGGTGCCTCCAGGAATTAAACTACAAAGAGATCATCTTCAAAAAACCCCACTGATTCTCAGTTTAACTGCTTGGTGTGATATGCTAATCAGAACTACTTTTAATCCTTTGTTGGACAAAGTAAACGCTATTCTCCAATTGCAAAATTACGTGATCTAAATACACCAAAACAGGATGGAATCGAGCTGAacctttgattttctgtttgtaCTCCTCTGGCCGGTGGAGGTACATGGCGGCTGCGTCTCCATTCAGGGGGTCGATGGGGTTTGGGTAGGCCAGCAGCTGGGGCAGGAACGACTCAAAGATGTTGGTCAGATCTGGGGAGGAAGACGACAGAATATCACTCGTACCAACTTCACTACATTTAATCAGACAGTGAAATAACAATCTAACAGTTATAGATATTTAGTTCCAGACCACCGCTTCTTGGTCCTATACAAACGTAACCATTAATCTGACAGGACCTGATGGAGAAAATCTCACCTCATATTTTGCCAATGATATTTCTAATTTCATCAAACACTGTGCCGCCTCTGCTAATCTGCCAAATGAAAGCTGTTCCAGTGCACCGCTGATGCTCATAATCAATTTACACAGATGTCAGTCAGTGAAGACCATACAAAGGCGTCAAAGATGCTTGGTATATGTACTAGGTACCagacttaaaatgtaaaatcctCAGCCTGATGAAGAGTGACTACACTAATCCCTTTCACTAGCTCTGTGCTAGCAGGCCTTGCTTTCTCTCCAAGCTGAGGCCTACAAGAAAAACCTGCAATTCTGCTCCTGTCTCCTGGGTGTCACTGTTGGGTCCATTCAAGTAGGGCAAACAAACACTTCCCTATCGTCCATTGTATTATCATGTTTTGATGATTTAATCAGTTGCATTTGTTCTCTCTGCCTGCAGAGACCAAATGCAGACAATGCTTGGCTGATTGGCCTATTCTCTCAATGCATTTTCCCAACCTGATTCCACTCCACAAAACTAAACCTTCTGTATTCTACAAAAGTACAAACAAAgctaaaataaaaaggaaagatTAGCTACTCAAAAGGGTCTGATTTGATtttagaggagaagagagcaagCTACCTCACATGGCTGCAGAACGAACTCTGGATCTGGGAACTTGATAACATTAATGATAGTCCAATTAGAAAATCCATTCCCTTTCATATAAAAGCGCTTGAATCGGTGAGTTAATTTAGTATCAAGTTAATTAAATACCATTTAGGGCTTTTACATGCTCCTCCAGGTCATATCTGTGAATACCAGTGAAAATAAATAGGGTGGGCTGCTGAAACATCTGTTAGGGATATCACCATAAAGCCATTTATATTGCTCAACAGCTATCTTAGCCATGTGGAGGGgctgtaatgagaaattaatgGGGAAATGTACAGGGGGGAGGGCATGGGGAGgcggagagcgagagagagagagcgagagcgagagcgagagagaagcaGTGACAGTGAGAAGAGAGCGAGAAGAGCAACTGGGTGAGAAACAGTAAGGACACTCACTGCCATTGCGAGTATGAGagcatgcccccccccccccccctctctctctctctctctctctctctctctctcagctgacaCACAGTAAATCATTCCTGTCGGGGTGAATGTTTTCTGACCTTGCTGGCTCAGGGTATTACCTCGTTAGTGTTCACTTCACCCCCTAGTAAGTAGATTAGGGCCACTACTGTCCCATTGTCTAATGCTACAACACCCGCTAGCCAGGGGCCAGCAGTGACTAGTTCACCTTTTTGGCGCCGATGGCCCCGTTTCCACTTCttcacacataatcacacagaAACAGTATATGGAAAGAGTATGATATGCATTGTGTTTATGCTCCATctcccccccatacacacacacacacacacacacacacactcaccgtaAAGGGCTGTCCATGTCTGGTTGATGACATCTAAGCACACTGTCCCTGACCTGGGAACCGGACAAGAAAATAGAGGTAGAAGGGcaagggggaggggaggtaAGAGggaattagtgtgtgtgtgtgtctatgccaAGGCAGCTCGATAAATTGCAGCAGGTGACGGCACAAGCCCCCTCTAAACACCTATACACACCCACTGCAACTACCATTGACAATGCAATTAAGATTCAAGAAAAATTATTCTGGGGGTATGGGAGAAGGGGGTGttaggggggggaggggggggaggggggcaaggTTCAATCCAAAATATATCCTGCGTGAAACACATGTTCACATGTCAAATGCGAATGTCGCATTTTCAAGAGGGGCTCTGAGAGATTATTGTGTTCAGATTCCTATTCTGGCCTCTAAATCCAGTAAGGCCCCTCACTATTTAACTGTGAGGgggaataaaacaacaaaagaaggcATACGTCCTTGGGAGAGTGCTGCCCTTGGGTGTCCCTAGCAGAGGGCGAAGAGATGAAATAAAGAATGTATGCATTGTGTTGGCAAATGGGTTGAACTAAGACTCCACAATATGACATGACAGCAGCTAATTAGATGAGCTTTGGTGAGCTAGGCCTTCATATTCGTGTTGTGCACCAATAGTGTAAATTGATTTCTAATGTTTATGACAAATACTTTCTGTCAGTTCTTGGCTATACAGTCCCAAAATAATGGAAACCCAATCAAAAAATTGACACTTCAAAACTATGACTGGGGTCAACTTACGCTTCATCAATGTTGGGATGAAAAATCTTATTCATGaatcctgaaaaaaagaaaaaaaggaaagcaaagaTGAGAACAGCGTAAGAGTgaagtaaaaacagaaaatgttagCTTGTACGCCTGCATGCACAGTGAGAGCGCCCCTACCTATTGATGGCGATTTGAAAGGGTATTTGTCGGGAAGATCTACTCGCACCTTCCACACGCCTCCCTCGTACGGCGCTGGACGTGacgagacaaagacagagagaacacacttgaagacagaagggagactTTCATTCCATTCAGCATCATATTCCATCCTTTATGCACTCCTATGGGTTTGGACACTGTAGGATTGTAGCAATTTTCTTCACTCGTTTCTCCACTGCTGAGAAACACAACGGAGAGCTGGGCACTTGAGAAATGAGCTACTGCTCccccatcaccatcaccaccaccaccaccaccaccaccaccatcagtcctccacccctcccatttTCTTTGATTCTATGCAGTAATGTATTTCAGCCCAGGGCTTTGCAGACTTCTTTACTTCCAAATCAATTGGTGTAATATAGTGACATCAAAGAggatgtgattgtgtgtgtgtgtgtgtgtgtgtgtgtgtgagtggggggggggggggggggggggggggggggtgctctCCCAGAATAGCTGTGTGTAACTGGAGCTGCGTGTGCCGTACTGGAACTGGACAGCACATagacactaaaacactgacaCTTGTTGAGGACAGACGGCGGCAGCACGCATACACTcccatatgcacgcacacacacacacacacacacacacacactcctacagaGTGTGCTCGCGCTGAACACAGTGTCGAGGCATCATAAACAGGGCAAACACCCACTTCCTTTCTTTATTGATGTGTAAGTAGCAGTGGCTTCGGTGCAACAGATGTTGTGAGCAGCGTCAGTAAGAAGTATTTCCTGCTGAGGAGGCCGTCGTCCTCATCCAACTTCCCCTCAAGCCTGgctccactccgcttcacaCTCGTTGCCTCGGGCCTGGTTTTAATCCACTTTATGTCCCTGCCTGCCCTCGTGAAGCCCTCTGTATGTTCCAAACAGGAGAATGACTGAGATTCCTCCGCTGGCTGCTCAGGACAGCTCTCACTGTCGCTTCACGCTCTGTCGGGAGTTTGACTCGACCTCAGATATGTTCAGACATCTTACTCCTTTACAGTAATGTGAATCTGGTCTTACAGgcatagattcaaaatgtttatTTGCTCAGGAAAGGGGAATGAAAAGGAGAACTTTCGAGATCCCAAATGGAGGACGCACGAATAAATGTTACTATGTTTCATGTTCCGAGGAACCAGGGTCAAAGCATATCCCAGGCCTAGATCCTAGGGCCACTTTCTGGGACACATTAGCCCAATGAGGATTCACCACTGAATTAGGAAACTTTGTTTTATGTGTCAGGAAAAAAaggaacagaaaagagaaacactTACTTCCTGGTGGTCCAAAAAACTTGACTACAAATTCATTGAGTCCGCTGAGGATGGTGACTTCATGCTTGCTCTCAATGCTGCGTGGCTGTTAAGGACAACTGCAGTTTGGCTTCACAAGTACATATAtgatcatacacacacacacacacacacacacacacactacatgatCTGTGGTACTAAAATGATAAATAATTCATGGCTAATATTTCGGGTCTCAAAACAATTTGACCTTTCTGGAATGATAATTCACGTTCTGTTGTTTCCAGCCTGACACATCGCCGCGTGCTTTGTTACAAGGAAGACGAAGACGAGAGCAGAATCTgacctcctctccgtctctccctctctcccccccaaaCCCCGTCTCATTCCCTTTCACATCATACACAGTTATGAGGACTAAAGAGAGAAATGATCGCTTTTGACAGATAATGAAAACTAATCAATGCAGGGAAATTCCGCTGGGATTCTGCACCGGCCCCCAATCTCCTGCAGAACATTCAGAAGAATCAGCTTCAACGATGCTCATTAGCTGCATGCGGATTATTCATTCTGCACACCGATGAAGGACACTGTACTGCCTACAaatacacaacaacaaacatcccCACTCTGAATGTGAAGTTTCAGTGATTGCACACCCAAaaatgcatgcacgcacacacacacacacacacgcacacacaagtgGATCAGAACAACACAAAATAGAAGGAAACAGTGGAAGGGAAAGCAGGGAAAAAGGAATCTCCACATCTCTGAAACATTCTCTCTCAGCTCTTTTCTAGATTGCATTTGCTCTGCAAGAACAAAACAGTCATGCCAAAGAAGATATTGAGGCTTAGCGTTGCACATATTGCCCACCCCTGATTGGGACTTTTGTGTGCTAGCATTTTGAGAGAGGGAGCACGAAACGAAGGTCCCCACTGAGCAACTCAGCAGAAGAGGCTGTGTCCTCACACTGAGGGCCTGATGTTCTGCTAATTTACACAATAACCCATACTCCTAACAAACACAATATGCTCTCTAGCTTGGCTGTAGTCCAACCTATGAGAATAAAACATGTGAAAAATAGCATGTATGGCATGTATTTATCAAGCTTCTGATCCCACTTTGGGACCACTGATGCCATTAACCACCTCATTCATAAAGTGGTTAATCTAATATCTTACGTTGCTCACATCTCAATACTTATCAATGGCGGAGTTTATATGCTGCAAGATTATACATTAGGGGGAATAACTCACTCGTATTCAAGATTAAATCATCTCAGATGTCTCTGCCAGACTAGAGTAGCTCATTTCCAAACAACTGCGAATCCATCTGTAATAATCCAGCCAGTAGAACAGTGGTCTAACAGGGCATGTCAACAAACGTGCATGTTATTTCACTGCGATATGCTTATGCTCAAACTCCAAAATAGTTTTCAAAGTTGCTTAGAAACTTAAATACATGGTAAGAGGTTAATGAGATGTCAATTTCTGTTTAacccacatttaaaaaaatgatgagTTATCTTGTGTAACCAAGGTAAATTTCCAGCAACACTTTTGCAAACTGCCTAGCCTTGATATTCAATCTATAACCTCATatccatttcatatttttgcaaCGCTTCTCTGCACTTAGATGGCAGTCTTGTTTTTAAACTCCCTTATCATGCGATCGGTAGAACATAATTTTcttgaaaatgtaaaactgttAACCTAAAGCAATTTTCTGACTACTTCAGTTGCAAGCTGAGAATATTCAGCTGCAGCCTTGCGCTCTACATGGGATTGGTCAAGGAAAGGCTTTCAAAATTGCTTGGATTTGACTATCTCTATGTAGCACACTCCAGAAGATTGAGTAACTGACACCATGCAAATGTACAGATGCTAGGCTGTCATCTgcagtgtgagtgagtgataaTAACACTTGAATTGCACATGACTCAAGCAACACAGATTCCCAACACATTTTAATAGGGTGCAAGAATCTTGGgactttgaaaataaaaacaaacgcTGGATATTAAGGCGCGCCTGGCCCAACTGTTTATAACTTTGTgttcatttttgtgtttatcTTCCTAATGTGATTCACTTCCAAACCTCCAAACAGGCTGAGCTTTAGAGAATTTGCATTTCCCCCAAACATCTGCCATAGGAGATGTTTTCCCCTGTGAGATGGGTGAATAATCGGTAAGCGTTTTCCTCTGTTCCTGCCCATTTAAAATGGCAGCTACTCCAGTTACAGACATAATTACAATAATCACAGACCCTCAAGCATGCgtattttcttttattcaaaGAACCACATGGCTAAATCCAACATTATGGCTATGTGGATATGCTCTACCCTAGCCCTTATCATTCTCCATCCCCACTCTAGTATACGTA is part of the Centroberyx gerrardi isolate f3 chromosome 24, fCenGer3.hap1.cur.20231027, whole genome shotgun sequence genome and harbors:
- the ube2h gene encoding ubiquitin-conjugating enzyme E2 H, with protein sequence MSSPSPGKRRMDTDVVKLIESKHEVTILSGLNEFVVKFFGPPGTPYEGGVWKVRVDLPDKYPFKSPSIGFMNKIFHPNIDEASGTVCLDVINQTWTALYDLTNIFESFLPQLLAYPNPIDPLNGDAAAMYLHRPEEYKQKIKEYIQKYATEEALKEQEEGAGDSSSESSMSDFSEDEAQDMEL